Genomic window (Flavobacteriales bacterium):
CCCTCGGGATATACTCATTCGCGGTCTTCCCATTTGCGATGGTTGGTGCACTGGCATAAGGGGTTTGGAAGAACACCGAGCTACACGTAAACTGATTCCCAAGACACTGTTCACCAATTGAGAAAGAATACAGAGCAAAAGGCAGCACGGATTGCAGAACCCCACTGTACTGAGCAACCGAAGGAAGTGGTGAGTGGATTGAAGCTGGAACGGGGTTGGCCGCTTGGTTAATACCAATGGTCTCGCCTTCAACGCTAATCGTCGCACTCCGTGCAAAAGGTTCTGTATTGGTTTGGACATCGATATAGAGTACTCCGCTTGCTACGTCAGCTGCAAGCTCCACCCAGGTCGCCGCACAGTGCGCCGACCAACTGCAGCACTGATCAGTCTCAACATTGACTTGGCTATTGACTCCTAGGAATGGGACTGAAACGTTGCTCAGACTGAGATCAAAGGAGCATGAACACGCGGAAGTTGATGCGGATTGATCGTCAGAGTAGGGGCCGAGGCCACATGGGTTGCTCGCCCTCACTCGTACATAGTAGGTCGTGCAGCAAGCTAGCCCGGTGACAGTTTTACTAAGGACGTCTCCGAGCGGCAGGCTCTGGTATCCGGGGACGAATGAACTGAAGTTTGGGCTTAGTGAGACATCAATGGAGTATCCTGTAGCACTAATGGCCTGGGTCCAGTTCGCTACCAGTGATGTCGCACTCGCGTTGCTTATCGAGATGGAGGCGGGTGCGGAAGGTGTGCCAGGGTCTGTATCAACCTGAATCTCGTTTGAGTAAGTGCTGTAGGCGCATCCATTATAGGCCCTTACCCGGTAGTGGTAATCCTCATTGCATGTGAGCCCGGTCACGCTATGGCTTGTGGCACTCCCGACCGAGAGGTTGTTGTAACCCGGTAGTACGGGACTGAAGCCAGGATTGTCCGCTACATCCAAGCGATACGTTGAGCTCGGAACACTGCTCCAGCGTGCGGTGAAGCTTGTTGCCGTAATGGTTGACGAAAGAGGCAAGAGTGCAACGGGAGCAGACGGAGAAATGCCGTTGACCTGGATCGCCTGGTACTGAAAGTTGTTGTTGTCGTTAGTCCCTTCTGGTATCACCTGACCGTTATCAACCCATATGAACAGGTAATACGTGTTAGTGCACTTGTCGCTGGGTATAGTCAGTGACTTGTTGAAAGGAACAGACTGGCTGCATCCACTTAGGCTTGACACTGATTGGCTACCGAGGTTATCTGCCTGTCCTACATTGAGAGTAGTTGTCGCCGAGAGGTAAAACCCAACACTGAAGCTGCTTCCGGTCGACGAACCGCCAGTGTTATTCACTGCAAATGTTGCAGTGACATTCTGCCCGGCCGTGATGGTCGATGGTGAAACGGAATAGTTGAGCGGAACAAGGTCCACCGCCGTAGCTTGTATGAGTACCCCAAAGGGTAAGTCGTTATCGGTATTGCTCGATTCGGCTATTATGTTCGTCGGGTCTACACTGGTGAGGATGAACTTTGATCCCGTAGGATAAGTACACGGGATGGTGATGTTCCCCGTTACGGTCTTGTTTTGCATCGCACCAATACCGCCGTTGACCCAGAGGTCGGCTAGGTATGTGTGTCCGCCGTAAGTCGAGGTAGAGTTGATACTTACGTTGATTGGGAAACTTGTCGCGGTGGCGGTGGTTCCGGTGTTCCTCACCGTAATGCTTAATGAGTAGGTCCCGCCACGGTTCATGGATGTTGGGACCACACCGCTGTTGACAATCAGGTTTACAGCACCCAGCGTTTGCGTGGCCAGGCATAGGAGCACAGCGCTTAGGATGAAATAGGGGCGCATGGCAAAGGGCTTTGGCGTTAGAGGGGATAGCACGGGGGAAATTAAGGTTCCCTGCCTCTCGTCGTACTTCGCGCCGTAGGTTCCTTCCTGCTCAGGGCTTCCTGTCGACCGATATGCCCCAACTCCAATCAGGATCTCTACCTCCCCAGCCGGCTAGCCGCTGCTCTGAGCAGTTGGCTACAACCGATCATACTTCGTCGCCACCCCCTTCGCCTTCTCCACAGGGTACTTGGCGGCATTCTTCACCAACTTCTCGCGCACTGCGGTTTCAAGGTCCACGCGCAGGTCATGGGCCAGGTAGGTGAGCAGGATGGCAATGTCGGCCATCTCCTCGGCCAGGGCATCGCGGTGCTGCTCGGCCAAGGCCGGTAGGTCGGCATCCTTGGCCCATTGGGTGTGCTCCATTAGTTCCGCAGGTCTATTCAACACTTGAAGCACTCATTGCTTCCGTCCCTTGATTAGCTCAGAGATCGCCATCCCCAGTAAGACAGCAACGCCAATCCCCACTAGGGCTTCCCCAAATGATGGACCCACCTGTGGTAATTGAGCAAGGTTGGCACGGTAGTCCGATTCGGACACGTAACCACCGGTATAGAGGAGATCCAAGTACTCCCGTTGCTCCGTTGCGGTCGCTTGGTTTTGATTGATGCGGTACAGTAGGTACTGAAGCCGCTCGTTCTGCCCTTGAGTTAAGGAGCTCATGAGTTCTTCAGTTTCTTGTTTTTGGTTGCAGGGTCAAACTTCTCCTTCAACCCCTCAAGCATCGTGCGCTTTAGCACGTCGTACACGTCTTGGTGTGCTTCGACCTTCTTCTCTAAGTCCTGGATCTTCCCTTCCAGTTCCTTTTTCTGCTTATGGAACGCATTTAGCACGTAGGCTGTGGCAGCAACCACCGACGCTATCATCAATATCAGTTGCCAAGCCTGTTCCATGCTACTTCGACATGTCGAACGTAGAGAATATTCCCCGTATCGGCGCTCAGAAGCCCACGCCGGATAACACGAATGCGTCACCACGCATTACGCCTGCACATAGCCTCACGCCAACACCTCCCCAACCCTCCCCCGTATCGCCGCCTCGAACTTGGCCCAGCTTAGGTCCGCATCGGGTTCACGCACGCCATTAACACCTTGCTTGGGGTTCACCACGGCGTACCATGCAGCGTTGTAGAGCCGCTTCATGAGCAAGCGCCGCAACCAGATGGCCGCGCGCTGCTGGTAGGTGGCGCCCACGAAAGCATCGTCCAACGGAAAGTGCGGTTGCTTGAGGCTCTTGCCACCGCCGCGCGATTTGTCGTCGTCCTGCATGAAGAACACGAAGCCCAGCCACGGCGGTCGCGTGCCGATGAGCCCTTGCTCGGCGGCTTCCAGCAGGTCGGTGGCGTTGCCGAGGGATTCCTCGGTGCGGTTGTTCATGTTGTTGCCGTAGCTGCCCAGGATGCTCTTGAACTCCACGGCCGCCACCAGCACGCCCTTGTGGACCACCACCACGTCCCACTTCTTCTGCGGGCGGTAGAAGCCGGGGATCTCCAGGTTGCGGCCGCCGCAATGCACGCCCTCGGGCGGCATACCGGCATCGATAAAGATGCTCCGGACCAGCTCAGAGAGCGGATCCAGATGACGGCCCGAGGTGACACCGGCGCGCAGGCCCAGGTCCTTGCTGCCTCCTTCGCGGGCCTTCTTCTCCGCCTTGCTGCGCAGCTTCCACAGCGCGAGCACTTCCTTGCGCGGGTCCTTCTTCATCTCGTGGAACGGGGAAGTGCGTTCAGTCCATACGCCAGGAGTGCCGCCCGTGTAGCACCCGCCCTGTCGCGGTCGCGGAAGGCTTGCCTGAGCGCGTTGCGCAGGTCATCGTTCAAACTGCCGGGCGCAGGTACGCGGATCATGCGCAGGTATTGCGATTGGAAGCGCATGGTGCCGTTGCGCATCTTCACCCCATAGGCCCGCACGAAGAGCTCGGCTACTTCGGAGAGCAGCAGGCCGCCGAGCACTTCAAGGTCCCAGCCGGTGCTGGTGATCCAATACAGGTTGTGGTGCGGGTAGTGCTGCGTATCGAGCACCGGCGAGATGGTGCTGCTCATGTCCTGCAACACCAGCTTGGACCGTTCGCGCAGGCCGCGGTGCACCTTATCGATGGTGGCGTACCAGCGGTGCTGCTGCTTCTGGGCCACGTGGCGCTTCTTGAGCACAGCGGCATGTTGGAGGAAGTAGGCCTTGAGCTTGGGGTAGGCCATCAGGTCCACCAACTGGCCTTCTTCATCCCAAGGGCTCACGAGGTACTCGCCCTGCCATTGCACGCGACCGGTGGTGATGTCCGCCGACGTGAGCAAGGGAATGAGCCGATCGGGTTCCACGCCGTGCGCATCATCGGTGATGAACACATCATCCGCACCGGTGGCGATGCCGATGCCGACCTTGGTGCCCGTGGCCGTGTCCTCTAAGGGCTGGAACCGCTCGGTCATGTCCTCCAGGAAGGCGAGCACTTCGGGCGAACCGCTCGGCCAGATCTCTTCCGTGCGGAACCAATCGGGCAGCACGCAGGCGGAGAACATCGGGTCGGCGACCGAGCCGGGCGTCTCCCTCGTGAACCAATCCTTCAAGCGTTCGCCACCATGCGCATCCAGCGCAGCCTGGGCTGAAGCGTAGAGCACGCGACCCTGGTTCCCGTTCCGGATCATGGTGATGGCCGGATAAGCGGACACAGGCGCTGCAAAGGCATCCACGCCGTGCATCTCGAACATGGCGTCCACCGCGTAGCGTTCGCTGATGAGCTTGCGCAGTTTGCGTCCGTAGGCGTTATGCTGCCAGCGGTCGGCCACGATGAAGCACAGCCGACCACCGGGCTTCAAGGAGCGCAGTCCCTTCTCGATGAAGCCGACGAAGATGTCGGTGCCCATCGTCATGGTGCTCCACAGGCGCATGTACCGTTCCCGGCGCTCTTCGGGGATCTCCTGTGCCCGGATGTAGGGCGGGTTGCCGATCACGAGGTCGAAGTCGGCACCATCCGCAGCGAGCAGGTAGTCCGCATGGCGTACCCAATGCGCGACCATCTCATCCACGTTGGCCCAACCTTCGGCCACAAGCAGCTCGGCGATCCGCTGCCGAGCCGTCTGCACGTTGCGGCCTTGGAGGTCATAGGCGCGAATGGCATCGCGGGCATCGGTCAAGGCCCGGCCGTGGGTGCGCAACGAATCCGACAACCGATTCACGATCCGCTGGAGGAAGGCTCCATCGCCGCAGGAGGGCTCCAATAGGCGGATGTGCGACAGGTCTCGCTGAGCGCGGTAATCGCAGAGGTCGAGCATCAGGTCCACCACCCACGCTTTGGTGAAGACCGCGCCATGGTTGTCGCCTTCCTCGATGGCGGGCAGGGCCGGGACGAGCTCCAAAAGCTCGCTCTGGTCGAGGAGGGTGAGTTGGGCGGGGGGCATTCGGAACTGAGCGACGGGAAGACCGTCAATCATTGGAGCTCAAAGTAATGAACGAAGGGATGAACGCTATCAAGCGCGCCGTGACCCTCTGTGCCTCCATCCGTTGTTAGACCATCGCCGGGTCTCCTCCCACCTCCGCAGCGGTCTGTCCGCTGCTCTGAGCGGACGACCCTGCGACCCATAGGCAGTGCTCCACACTACGCCGCCCTCCGCCTTTCCTCCTCCCGCTTCGCCCTTGCCAGGCGTTCCATCTGCTGGCCGCGCGTGAGGCTGTCCCAGGCGCGCTGCGCATCGAGGCGCTCCATCAGTTCCTGTTGCTCTGGGAAGAGCTGCCCGAAGCTCACGAAGGTGCGGATGTGGATGATGTCGGTGTGCGTGTCCCAGTCACCAAGGCCCAGGCCGTGGTTCATGCCCACGCGCACCTCGCGCACGCCGGGGCTGCGCTCGTGGAGGGTCTCGGTGGCGTAGAAGAAGTTCTCGTGGAAGAAGCTCTGCAGGCGGTCCAGCGGATTGGCCGTGGGGTCGAAGCGCTCGCCGTAGCGCTGGATGAGGTGGTTATCGATGCAATAGCTGCTGCCGGTGGGCGTGACGATGAGGCCGAAGAGGCGGCCCTTCGCATCGTAGCTGTACACCAGGGGGTGCATGAGCGGCCCGGCCTTGCGCAGGCTGAAATGCAGCAGCCAATGGTTCTTGCGCGGCGAGGTCCAGGGCACCAGGTGCGTGATGGTCTCTCCGCGGGCCTTCAGGTGGATGCGCCGCATGCCCGGCAGCAGGGCGTTCACCTTGTTCCAGAGCGCCTTGTAGTCGCGGCGCGCGTCGGCGACCATCTCCGGCAATGTCATGGTGTGGACGAGCATGGCGGCTTGGGATCAAGGGTTAGTAGGCGCGGCGGCCGACGATCGCGCTCAGGGGCCCATCGCCGGCGGCGAACAAGGCCCGCACGCGGAAGTGGTGGTAGCGCCCGGGCTCGAGGTGCCGCACTTCGTGGCGGATGCGCGTGGTGCTGGCCACCAGCCGCCAGTCGTCCTCCAACTGCGCGTCGCCCGCGTTGACGAACACCTGATAGGCGCGGGCGCCATGCACGCGCTTCCAAGCGAGTTTCACCGCGCCCTCGTGTTCCGATCTATTGGCAACTAGCTGCTCGGGCGCTGTGAGGACCGTGATCCGCTGCGGGGGCCTGCGCAGCTCGAAGCCACTGGTAACCTGCCGGTCGATATCGCCTTGGGCCTGGGCCATGACGTATTTGGAGAGTTGAACGAGGAGTCGCTCCATTTTCGCATGTATGGCCCAGCGTGTGGCCACCGCGGCGCGCGCTCCGCCCTCAGCCTCACTGAGCCAGTGCACGAGTGCGGTGCGCACCACGGCGATCTCTGCGAGGCTGGGCATTGGGGCCGGAAAGTGCGGGTTGCCGGTCATGCAAGCCTCTATATAGACGGACTTGGCGATCAATTCGCCGGTAGGGAGGTCCTTGACACCGGCGCGGATGCAGGAAACGTTCATGGTCGCGGAGTTGGGCGCTGCAACGATGGGTGCGGTGCGCAGGTTCCATTTGGGGAACGAGCTTCATTGCGGCATATCCCCGATCAAGGCGCGCACCTCAGCAGCGTTCCCGTAATGGTCTATGCTTAAGCCGCTCGTAGCAGCGGCGTCCCCCGAATGGACCACGGCACAAGCGATCGTCCTGACCACGTTCCCTGAATGGGTCACGACGTTGTCGATCGTTCACGCCATGTCCCCCGTAAGGGATATCGCTCATATGATCGGTTGATCACTGTTCCCTGAATGGTGCATCGCATGGATGCGCAACAACGCCGCTCGGCTCAACATCTGAACCGTGTGGTGATCCGCATCTGTGGCATTCCCGAAATGGTCCGGCACGGGTGAAGACGAGCGCACATCCTGGACCATTGCAGAGCCTCCTCCCACCTCAGCAGCGGTCTGTCCGCTGCTCTGAGCGGACGACACTGGGCACATGGCCATGATTCTGCTTAAAGGAACCCGTCCGCTCTGCTTCCGCCCCTTCTTCTTGCCGGCACCATTCCATGCGCGCATGGCACCTCAAAGCGCCGCGATCAGATGACGCGCGCCATGGAAACTGGGGCAATGCTGCTGCTGCGCTCTACCACTTGATGAACCGCGCATTGCGCACCGATCCATCCACGCGTGTGCGCAGCACATAAGTGCCGGGGGCAAGCCCGGAGACATCGATCGCGGCGCTTTGAGGTGCCATGCGCACCGCCACACGCTGTCCCGTGAGGGAGAAGATCTCCACCGGCGTGCCACTGACAAGACCTTCGATCGTAACGCGGTCCGTTGCAGGGTTGGGCCAGATGTTCATCGGCGCAAGCGCCTGTTCGACGATGCCGCTGATCACATCGCTACTGGAAGCCTCGATGTAGATGTTGTCGAAGGCGGCGTAGATCGCTGTCGTGGGCGTAAGGCCGGTATTCAGCAGCGTGAACCGGATGGCCACGAAGTCGTCAGTGCTGCCGGCCACATCCAGGGATCCGATGTCCGTTGCCCAATTGAACACGAAGCTGCCCGCCCCGGTCGGTGCGTTCGGGGCGATGCCGATGAGCGTATCGCTCGACAGCGGAGCGGTCGAGTTGATGTTGAACACACCGCCGGGAGCATCAAGGGCCTCCACCAGGAAGTTGGGCGTGCCCAGGGTCAATGGACCACCGCATGTGGTATTGATGGCAGACATGTCCAACGAGATATTGATGAAGGGCAGGCTCTCGCGGTCGATCAGCAAGGCCAGCTTGTCCAAGAAATTAGTGTTGAGCATGCCCAGGCAAAAATCCCCGTTCGCGGCAGCGGGGTCGTCGTAGACATCGGCCGGGCCATTGATGAGAAGGGTCTCTACTGTATTGGACTGCTGGAACGCGCCGCTGAAGGTGCCGGAACCCGTACCCTGCCAAAGGGTGTTCACGGGCGTGGCACTGAAGTCCTGCTGACATGAAGCATTTACCGGTGCCGTGAGCGGTGTCACGAAACTGTTCTGGTAGATGAGCACGCTCTGCGCACTTAGGACCGAAGGGAGCGCAGTGGCGATCAGCAATGTGTGGAGGTTGTTCATGACCATGGTTCGTATGTGGCACAAATCAAATGCGGTGGTTCCTGCTTGTCCATATAACCTTCGTTCTATCCAAACCGCCGCAGGGTCTCCTCCCAATCCCGGACCTCGCCAGGGTTTTCGCTTTCGCCATCACCCCGGAATGCGGGCATTGCGGAGCCATGCGGACCCACCTTTCGGGGATCCTCTTGGCTGCGGGCCGTTCAGGCTGGGGCAGTCTCTTTCACCATCGCGGCCATCTCCTCCGCGAAGCGCTTCACCTGCGCCCAATCGGTGTACTCGTGGTCCTGCGTGGTATCGGTGCTGCCGCCCTGGCTCTTCACGATCATCTTCATCATGAAGCGCTTGAAGTAATCGTACTCGAGGTACTTCAGCGCGCCGGCGATCTGCTCGATGCGGTACGGCAGCCATTGGCAGGAGTCGGTGAAGGCGCGGGCGACCTCCAGGGCCTCGCTCATCGCTTTGGCCTCCCCCGTGACGATGTGCAGGCATACGGAGAAGAAGGCGTTGGGCCGTTGGTCGATCGCGGCTTTGTGCGCCAGGATGTAGTGCTTGAGCGCCGTGGGATAGTGCCCCGCGTGGACCGGTCCGCCGATCAGCACGAGCTCGAAGCCCTCCGGCGATGGCGGCTCATCGATGGCGTTGCAGCACGTGACCGCATGACCA
Coding sequences:
- a CDS encoding T9SS type A sorting domain-containing protein, whose protein sequence is MNNLHTLLIATALPSVLSAQSVLIYQNSFVTPLTAPVNASCQQDFSATPVNTLWQGTGSGTFSGAFQQSNTVETLLINGPADVYDDPAAANGDFCLGMLNTNFLDKLALLIDRESLPFINISLDMSAINTTCGGPLTLGTPNFLVEALDAPGGVFNINSTAPLSSDTLIGIAPNAPTGAGSFVFNWATDIGSLDVAGSTDDFVAIRFTLLNTGLTPTTAIYAAFDNIYIEASSSDVISGIVEQALAPMNIWPNPATDRVTIEGLVSGTPVEIFSLTGQRVAVRMAPQSAAIDVSGLAPGTYVLRTRVDGSVRNARFIKW
- a CDS encoding fibronectin type III domain-containing protein, producing the protein MNVSCIRAGVKDLPTGELIAKSVYIEACMTGNPHFPAPMPSLAEIAVVRTALVHWLSEAEGGARAAVATRWAIHAKMERLLVQLSKYVMAQAQGDIDRQVTSGFELRRPPQRITVLTAPEQLVANRSEHEGAVKLAWKRVHGARAYQVFVNAGDAQLEDDWRLVASTTRIRHEVRHLEPGRYHHFRVRALFAAGDGPLSAIVGRRAY
- the hemG gene encoding menaquinone-dependent protoporphyrinogen IX dehydrogenase gives rise to the protein MRILILYGTVEGQTRKIARFMEDHLQSLGHAVTCCNAIDEPPSPEGFELVLIGGPVHAGHYPTALKHYILAHKAAIDQRPNAFFSVCLHIVTGEAKAMSEALEVARAFTDSCQWLPYRIEQIAGALKYLEYDYFKRFMMKMIVKSQGGSTDTTQDHEYTDWAQVKRFAEEMAAMVKETAPA
- a CDS encoding Eco57I restriction-modification methylase domain-containing protein, which gives rise to MPPAQLTLLDQSELLELVPALPAIEEGDNHGAVFTKAWVVDLMLDLCDYRAQRDLSHIRLLEPSCGDGAFLQRIVNRLSDSLRTHGRALTDARDAIRAYDLQGRNVQTARQRIAELLVAEGWANVDEMVAHWVRHADYLLAADGADFDLVIGNPPYIRAQEIPEERRERYMRLWSTMTMGTDIFVGFIEKGLRSLKPGGRLCFIVADRWQHNAYGRKLRKLISERYAVDAMFEMHGVDAFAAPVSAYPAITMIRNGNQGRVLYASAQAALDAHGGERLKDWFTRETPGSVADPMFSACVLPDWFRTEEIWPSGSPEVLAFLEDMTERFQPLEDTATGTKVGIGIATGADDVFITDDAHGVEPDRLIPLLTSADITTGRVQWQGEYLVSPWDEEGQLVDLMAYPKLKAYFLQHAAVLKKRHVAQKQQHRWYATIDKVHRGLRERSKLVLQDMSSTISPVLDTQHYPHHNLYWITSTGWDLEVLGGLLLSEVAELFVRAYGVKMRNGTMRFQSQYLRMIRVPAPGSLNDDLRNALRQAFRDRDRAGATRAALLAYGLNALPRSTR